Proteins from a single region of Nitrospinota bacterium:
- a CDS encoding response regulator codes for MILIVDDSSVARATLWEYLEPAGYRMEMAVNGKRAWELLTRSPEKYLAVLLDRIMPEMDGLEVLKRIKSHNSLKNLPVIMQTASCESHEIREGIQAGAYYYLTKPYSMEAVRLITAAAVNDFMQQTSLLEEPENDLCGVSLKSENLYHVRTLEEVHIVSNLLSRECPSPEKVAVGLWELLLNAVEHGNLGITYAEKSRLIEEGAWEEEIRRRFTMPRYAARKATIKIEKFTGEIRFRVKDEGEGFDWIPYLEISPERVFDTHGRGIAMSRHTSFHNLEYLGNGNEVVATVKL; via the coding sequence ATGATTCTGATCGTGGATGACTCCAGCGTGGCCCGCGCTACGCTGTGGGAATACTTGGAGCCGGCGGGCTATCGGATGGAGATGGCTGTGAACGGGAAACGTGCGTGGGAACTGCTTACCCGCTCGCCGGAAAAGTATCTTGCCGTGCTTTTGGACCGCATCATGCCGGAAATGGACGGCCTGGAAGTGCTGAAGAGGATAAAAAGCCACAACAGCCTTAAAAACCTGCCGGTGATAATGCAGACAGCCAGTTGCGAAAGCCACGAAATCAGGGAAGGTATCCAAGCCGGTGCATATTACTACCTTACGAAGCCTTATTCCATGGAGGCGGTGCGGCTGATAACGGCGGCGGCGGTTAATGATTTTATGCAGCAGACATCGTTACTGGAAGAACCGGAAAATGATTTGTGCGGCGTTTCACTGAAATCTGAAAACCTCTACCACGTTCGCACACTGGAGGAGGTGCATATAGTCTCAAATCTGCTGTCGCGGGAGTGTCCATCCCCGGAAAAGGTGGCCGTTGGACTTTGGGAGCTTTTATTAAACGCGGTGGAGCACGGCAATCTGGGTATAACCTACGCCGAAAAATCGCGGCTGATAGAAGAAGGGGCATGGGAGGAGGAAATCCGGCGCCGCTTCACCATGCCGCGGTACGCCGCAAGGAAGGCCACCATCAAAATCGAAAAATTCACGGGCGAAATCCGTTTCCGCGTGAAAGACGAAGGGGAAGGTTTCGATTGGATTCCGTATCTGGAGATAAGCCCCGAACGGGTGTTTGACACCCACGGCCGCGGGATAGCCATGTCCCGCCACACAAGCTTCCACAATCTGGAATATCTGGGCAACGGCAACGAAGTGGTGGCGACGGTCAAGCTCTAG
- a CDS encoding GGDEF domain-containing protein yields the protein MLDRADKGDFDNLVKLVVNVLDAFTVAFFLKGEDDEYRIFTWFSLGETVNPAASFLPGQGIIGWVAKERKPITVKEFSHDTATLKLYNTQENLKSFMAAPVMRGERLIGVLTVDSKRQYVFSEKHQKILQDFAGVFAQETVRHEERWNLWQEAGNLEAIQEVVREMAAAEKMSHIVAALYQNINKLIPNEKFIFALKASEEGKFHILARQEGGGDELRKIPLDMDSSLMGWVVRKNKPLNHHVLGENRQEFEMDGGERREYRSFLGVPMVVRKHVIGALGVLSVRPNGFTAADERILAILGSVAASYVAGSYAYGISLISRKVDSLTGLGNYLHLNEKIEKLGDARGALLALDIRDFSRVTRDFSVSAADDALVEIAGFFKRVVDKSGYVTRYYGDVFLIFLKDHSREDALIAAAKLLDLLRAKSFFIDDKKTVFEGNIGVAFYPDDGKNGNELIKHSFGALKEARKTAQSVASWNGNTKGGV from the coding sequence ATGCTGGACCGGGCGGATAAAGGCGATTTTGACAACCTGGTGAAACTGGTTGTGAACGTGCTGGACGCTTTCACAGTGGCGTTCTTTCTGAAAGGGGAAGACGACGAGTACCGTATTTTCACCTGGTTCAGCCTGGGCGAGACCGTCAATCCCGCCGCTTCCTTCCTCCCCGGACAGGGGATCATCGGCTGGGTGGCCAAAGAACGCAAGCCGATAACGGTGAAGGAGTTTTCGCACGATACCGCCACGCTGAAGCTCTACAACACCCAGGAAAACCTCAAATCGTTCATGGCGGCGCCGGTGATGCGCGGCGAACGGTTGATCGGCGTGTTAACGGTGGACAGCAAACGGCAATACGTTTTCTCCGAAAAACACCAGAAGATATTGCAGGACTTTGCCGGGGTGTTCGCCCAGGAAACGGTGCGCCACGAAGAACGTTGGAATCTGTGGCAGGAGGCCGGAAACCTGGAGGCGATACAGGAAGTGGTACGCGAAATGGCGGCCGCTGAAAAGATGAGCCATATTGTCGCGGCGCTCTACCAGAACATCAACAAACTTATTCCCAACGAGAAGTTCATCTTCGCCCTTAAGGCGTCGGAAGAGGGAAAATTCCACATCCTCGCCCGGCAGGAGGGGGGCGGCGATGAACTGCGCAAGATACCGCTGGATATGGATAGCTCGCTCATGGGGTGGGTGGTGCGGAAAAACAAGCCGCTCAACCACCACGTTTTGGGGGAAAACCGTCAGGAATTCGAGATGGATGGCGGCGAACGGCGGGAGTACCGCTCGTTCCTCGGGGTGCCGATGGTGGTGCGCAAGCATGTGATCGGCGCGCTGGGCGTGTTAAGCGTCCGGCCGAACGGCTTTACCGCCGCCGATGAACGGATACTGGCGATCCTTGGGTCGGTGGCTGCTTCATACGTGGCGGGCTCATACGCGTATGGCATTAGTCTGATATCGCGCAAGGTCGATTCGCTTACCGGGCTGGGGAATTACCTCCACCTTAATGAAAAAATTGAAAAGTTGGGGGATGCGCGCGGCGCGCTGCTGGCGCTCGACATACGCGATTTCAGCCGTGTTACGCGTGATTTCTCGGTGAGCGCCGCCGACGACGCGCTGGTGGAGATAGCCGGCTTCTTCAAGCGGGTGGTGGACAAAAGCGGCTATGTTACCCGTTACTACGGCGATGTGTTCCTGATCTTTCTCAAGGACCACTCGCGCGAGGATGCGTTGATCGCCGCGGCCAAACTTTTGGATCTGCTGCGTGCCAAGAGTTTTTTTATAGATGACAAAAAAACGGTGTTTGAAGGTAATATAGGCGTCGCGTTTTATCCCGATGACGGCAAAAACGGCAATGAGCTTATTAAACATTCGTTCGGGGCGCTGAAAGAGGCCCGGAAAACGGCGCAATCCGTCGCTTCCTGGAACGGCAACACGAAAGGTGGCGTTTGA
- a CDS encoding rod shape-determining protein produces the protein MANNKGYANFWQKIRGSFVTDLAMDLGTANTLIHARGRGIVVNEPSVVAIDQRTKKVVAIGIAAKQMYGKTPQDVITIRPLKDGVIADFDAAKVMISGLIKKAGIRSIIVKPRIVIGVPSGITQVEKKAVIEAAQETGMSVVYLVEEPMAAAIGTNMPIHESRANLIVDIGGGTTEVAIISMFATAYSESIRVAGDELDDAIVAYLRRGHGLDIGIFEAERIKIHIGSAFPLETPLETEASGRDMVNGLPKRIIVTDKMIREAIHEPVKAIVDAVHRSMNGISPEMAADVCSRGVVLAGGGALIRGLGKRLTGELGLPVYRSRDPLTSIVRGAGRVLEEFDIYKRVIVN, from the coding sequence ATGGCCAACAATAAGGGTTACGCCAATTTTTGGCAAAAGATACGAGGCTCCTTCGTCACCGACCTGGCGATGGACTTGGGAACCGCCAACACGCTGATCCACGCGCGCGGACGGGGGATCGTGGTGAATGAACCTTCCGTCGTGGCTATCGACCAGCGAACCAAGAAAGTGGTGGCCATAGGGATTGCGGCCAAACAGATGTACGGCAAAACGCCGCAGGATGTCATCACCATCCGGCCGCTTAAGGACGGCGTTATCGCCGATTTCGACGCGGCGAAGGTGATGATCTCCGGCCTTATCAAGAAGGCCGGCATCCGTTCCATCATTGTGAAACCTAGAATCGTCATCGGCGTTCCATCCGGCATCACACAGGTGGAGAAAAAGGCGGTCATCGAAGCGGCGCAGGAGACCGGTATGAGCGTCGTTTACCTCGTTGAAGAGCCGATGGCCGCCGCGATTGGCACCAACATGCCGATTCACGAATCGCGGGCCAACCTCATCGTCGATATTGGCGGCGGCACCACCGAGGTGGCGATCATCTCCATGTTCGCCACGGCGTATAGCGAGTCGATCCGCGTGGCTGGCGACGAATTGGACGATGCGATTGTCGCATACCTCCGCCGCGGCCACGGCCTCGACATCGGTATTTTCGAGGCGGAGCGAATCAAGATACACATCGGTTCCGCCTTCCCGCTGGAAACGCCGCTGGAAACCGAAGCCAGCGGCCGCGATATGGTGAACGGTTTGCCGAAACGGATAATAGTGACTGACAAGATGATTCGTGAAGCGATCCACGAGCCGGTCAAGGCTATCGTGGACGCGGTGCATCGCTCCATGAACGGCATATCACCCGAAATGGCGGCCGACGTGTGCAGCCGCGGCGTTGTGCTGGCCGGCGGCGGCGCGTTGATCCGGGGGCTCGGTAAACGCTTGACGGGCGAACTGGGGCTGCCGGTATACCGCTCGCGTGATCCGCTCACGTCCATCGTCCGCGGCGCGGGGCGGGTGCTGGAAGAATTCGATATCTACAAGCGCGTTATCGTCAACTGA
- a CDS encoding 6-phosphofructokinase, with protein sequence MKKMKRCAILVGGGPAPGINSVISAATIKLRNEGISVVGIMDGFQHLMKGDTAQIRELAIDDVAHIHLDGGTILRTSRANPTKKEEDLKTVVDAFNTLKVDAVITIGGDDTCFSAIQLEKKAKGKIQFVHVPKTIDNDLDLPHGIRTFGFTTAWDFGAKITQSIIADAQSTNRWYFITAMGRKAGHLALGIGKSTGATLTIIPEEFGDVKEISLQHVVDILMGAVIKRKSLGREYGVAILAEGLAERLSEYELKKMGKIEYDEHGHIRLAEIDLGGILKDEVTAGLKEFGIKETIVDKDIGYELRSVAPTAFDIEYTRDLGYSAAVYLLNGNSGDMISIQGGVAVPIPFTSAIDPQTGRTRVRLVDPDTQSYHVALEYMIRLKKVDFENKDDLEKLAKIAKITPEAFVKRFGYLVGMGGK encoded by the coding sequence ATGAAAAAGATGAAGCGGTGCGCCATATTGGTGGGGGGCGGTCCCGCACCCGGCATTAACAGCGTGATAAGCGCGGCAACCATCAAGCTGCGCAACGAAGGGATTTCGGTCGTTGGGATAATGGACGGCTTCCAGCACCTGATGAAGGGGGACACCGCACAGATACGCGAGCTTGCCATCGACGATGTGGCGCATATTCATCTGGACGGGGGAACGATTCTGCGCACCTCTCGCGCCAACCCCACCAAAAAGGAAGAAGACCTGAAAACAGTGGTTGACGCCTTCAACACACTCAAAGTGGACGCCGTCATCACCATCGGCGGCGACGACACCTGTTTTTCCGCCATCCAGCTTGAAAAAAAGGCAAAGGGGAAAATCCAATTCGTACACGTACCCAAAACAATCGATAACGACCTTGACCTGCCCCACGGCATCCGCACGTTCGGTTTCACCACGGCGTGGGATTTCGGGGCCAAGATCACCCAGAGCATCATCGCCGACGCGCAAAGCACCAACCGCTGGTATTTCATCACCGCGATGGGGCGCAAAGCGGGGCATCTGGCGCTTGGCATAGGCAAATCGACCGGCGCCACGCTGACCATCATCCCGGAAGAATTCGGCGACGTGAAAGAGATCAGCCTCCAGCATGTGGTCGACATCCTTATGGGCGCGGTTATTAAACGGAAATCGCTTGGCAGGGAGTACGGCGTAGCGATCCTGGCCGAAGGATTGGCCGAGCGGCTCTCCGAATACGAGCTGAAAAAAATGGGGAAAATTGAATATGACGAACATGGCCACATACGTTTGGCCGAGATAGACCTTGGGGGGATACTCAAAGACGAAGTGACGGCGGGCCTTAAAGAGTTCGGCATCAAGGAGACCATCGTCGACAAGGATATCGGTTACGAGCTTCGCTCCGTGGCCCCAACCGCGTTCGACATCGAATACACCCGCGACCTGGGTTATAGCGCGGCCGTCTACCTGCTTAACGGCAACTCGGGCGATATGATTTCAATACAAGGGGGCGTGGCGGTGCCGATTCCCTTTACCAGCGCAATAGACCCGCAAACAGGCCGCACGCGCGTCCGGCTGGTTGATCCGGACACCCAGTCCTATCACGTGGCTCTGGAATACATGATCCGGCTGAAAAAAGTCGACTTTGAAAACAAGGACGACCTGGAAAAATTGGCCAAAATCGCGAAAATAACGCCAGAGGCCTTTGTAAAGCGCTTCGGCTACCTCGTCGGCATGGGCGGCAAATAG
- a CDS encoding amidohydrolase family protein: MYISPIVDAHLHISENGEWFGGKYNASLPLLLEQMDTGGVSKGVIMGLAQLNQNEYLRRACEEHRGILYAMAGFNPMTRELAAVRDYLSHDAFKGIKLHPRRDNYSPMDPKALAVYEEAEEKGWVITFDVFGHSALLPLEELRPTVFDRLAKRFPKLKIVLAHCCVPWVLEAFFVAKSNPNLYLDCSFIIERFRGSGVMQDLLYTAQHLDRKLIFGSDFPEEQVHRYLSMAKIEFKDLQEEKKSNIFGLNAIQVYGL; the protein is encoded by the coding sequence ATGTACATATCACCGATCGTCGACGCACACCTGCATATCAGCGAAAATGGCGAGTGGTTCGGCGGCAAATACAACGCCTCGCTCCCCCTGCTGCTGGAGCAAATGGACACCGGCGGCGTGAGCAAAGGGGTCATCATGGGCCTCGCGCAGCTCAACCAGAACGAATACCTCCGCCGCGCCTGCGAAGAACACCGCGGCATTCTCTACGCCATGGCCGGGTTTAACCCCATGACGCGGGAATTAGCCGCCGTGCGCGATTACCTTTCACACGATGCGTTTAAAGGGATAAAACTGCACCCCCGCCGCGACAACTACTCGCCGATGGATCCAAAGGCGCTGGCTGTTTACGAAGAAGCCGAGGAAAAAGGATGGGTGATTACCTTCGACGTATTTGGGCACTCGGCGCTCCTGCCACTGGAGGAACTGCGCCCCACCGTTTTTGACCGCCTTGCAAAACGCTTTCCCAAACTAAAGATAGTGCTCGCCCATTGCTGCGTGCCGTGGGTGCTGGAAGCGTTCTTCGTCGCGAAATCAAACCCGAACCTCTACCTGGACTGCTCGTTCATTATCGAACGTTTCCGCGGGAGCGGCGTGATGCAGGATTTGCTGTACACCGCCCAGCATCTTGACCGCAAGCTGATCTTCGGCTCCGATTTTCCCGAAGAACAGGTACACCGCTACCTCTCGATGGCGAAAATAGAGTTCAAAGACCTGCAGGAAGAAAAAAAGAGCAACATCTTCGGGCTTAACGCCATACAAGTGTACGGCCTGTAA
- a CDS encoding aspartate kinase produces MALIVQKYGGTSVGNVERLKNVAKKVAEQKKQGDQLVVVLSAMSGQTDSLVKLAHEITKEPVEREMDMLLSTGERVTIALLAIALQDMGVKAVSLTGRQAGIVTDSMHTKARIKSIARENIKRYLDDDCVVVVAGFQGIDEKSNVTTLGRGGSDTTGVALAVALKADMCEIYTDVDGVYTTDPNVEPKARRIDRISYEEMLEMASLGAKVLQTRSVEFAAKYRMPVVVKSTFKEGPGTWVVAEEPSMEKVVVSAVPYDKNQAKLTVVGVPDKPGIASAILGDIAKEEINVDMIIQNVGVGGLTDLSLTVPRTESAKALKILKSAAAKIGAKDVQMDENIGKVSIVGVGMRSHSGVAAKMFQLLADAGINIEMISTSEIRVSCVIRKDDVDRAVRILHAGFGLEG; encoded by the coding sequence ATGGCATTAATCGTACAGAAATATGGCGGTACATCCGTTGGCAACGTGGAACGCCTGAAGAACGTCGCAAAAAAAGTTGCCGAGCAGAAAAAACAGGGCGACCAACTCGTGGTGGTTCTTTCGGCCATGTCCGGGCAGACCGACAGCCTCGTCAAGCTGGCGCACGAGATCACCAAAGAGCCGGTGGAGCGGGAGATGGATATGCTCCTTTCCACCGGGGAGCGGGTGACCATCGCGTTGCTGGCTATCGCATTGCAGGACATGGGGGTGAAAGCGGTGAGCCTGACCGGGCGGCAGGCGGGTATCGTCACCGACAGCATGCACACCAAGGCGCGCATCAAGAGCATCGCCAGGGAGAACATCAAGAGGTATCTGGACGATGACTGCGTCGTGGTTGTGGCCGGTTTCCAGGGGATCGATGAAAAATCGAACGTGACGACGCTGGGGCGCGGCGGCAGCGATACCACCGGCGTGGCGCTGGCGGTGGCGCTCAAGGCCGACATGTGCGAAATCTACACCGATGTGGACGGGGTGTACACCACCGACCCGAACGTGGAGCCGAAGGCGCGGCGGATAGACCGTATCAGCTACGAGGAAATGCTGGAAATGGCGAGCCTCGGCGCGAAGGTGCTGCAAACGCGCTCGGTGGAATTCGCGGCGAAATACCGGATGCCGGTAGTGGTAAAATCAACGTTTAAGGAAGGACCCGGTACCTGGGTCGTTGCAGAGGAGCCGTCAATGGAAAAAGTAGTGGTCTCGGCCGTGCCATACGATAAGAATCAGGCGAAGCTGACCGTGGTGGGTGTGCCGGACAAGCCGGGTATCGCCTCCGCCATCCTCGGCGATATCGCCAAAGAGGAAATCAATGTTGACATGATTATCCAGAACGTCGGCGTGGGCGGGCTTACCGACCTTTCGCTCACGGTGCCGCGCACCGAATCGGCCAAGGCGCTGAAAATCCTGAAAAGCGCCGCCGCGAAGATCGGCGCGAAGGACGTGCAGATGGACGAAAACATCGGCAAGGTCTCCATCGTCGGCGTCGGTATGCGCTCGCATTCCGGCGTGGCGGCGAAGATGTTCCAGTTGCTTGCCGATGCGGGCATCAATATCGAGATGATCTCCACGTCGGAAATCAGGGTTTCCTGCGTCATCCGGAAGGACGACGTGGACCGGGCGGTGCGCATCCTGCACGCCGGGTTCGGATTGGAAGGGTAA
- a CDS encoding Stp1/IreP family PP2C-type Ser/Thr phosphatase, giving the protein MKTSHCSLTDVGLRRQNNEDFLLVDERLGLFLLADGMGGHNAGETASRLALASVQKFFEEYENAPEEVVDQLQPFPKELPLPGKKLIYAIIRANTIVTESAELAPEYHGMGTTIVALHVTADSVLAAHVGDSRIYLRRKGEFNQITEDHSVFFEELKKGFLTREQLEQLPFKNRLTRALGHMEKTKVDMKVVPPHKGDIFLLCSDGLTDMVDDAAIGEIIGQHHEDLEECAHILVESAKAHGGVDNISVVLLRVDEP; this is encoded by the coding sequence GTGAAGACGAGCCACTGTTCACTGACGGATGTCGGTCTCCGCAGGCAGAATAACGAAGACTTCCTTCTTGTGGACGAGCGGCTGGGGCTGTTCCTCCTGGCTGATGGCATGGGGGGGCACAACGCCGGTGAAACCGCCAGCCGGTTGGCGCTCGCCAGCGTGCAGAAGTTTTTCGAGGAATATGAAAATGCCCCCGAAGAAGTTGTGGATCAGTTGCAACCCTTTCCCAAGGAGCTGCCGCTTCCCGGCAAGAAGCTGATATACGCCATCATCCGGGCCAACACCATCGTAACCGAATCGGCCGAGCTCGCTCCCGAATACCACGGAATGGGAACCACCATCGTGGCGTTGCACGTCACCGCGGATAGCGTGCTCGCCGCGCATGTGGGTGACAGCCGCATATACCTCCGCCGCAAGGGGGAGTTCAACCAGATCACCGAAGACCATTCGGTCTTTTTCGAGGAACTGAAGAAGGGCTTTTTGACCCGCGAACAGCTTGAGCAACTGCCGTTCAAGAACCGGCTTACCCGGGCGCTGGGGCACATGGAAAAGACCAAGGTGGACATGAAGGTTGTGCCGCCGCATAAGGGGGACATATTCCTGCTCTGCTCCGACGGCCTTACCGACATGGTGGATGACGCCGCCATCGGCGAGATTATCGGCCAGCACCACGAAGACCTGGAAGAGTGCGCCCATATTTTGGTGGAATCGGCCAAAGCGCACGGGGGCGTTGATAATATTTCGGTGGTGTTGCTCCGGGTGGATGAGCCGTAA
- a CDS encoding citramalate synthase has translation MSGRVFIYDTTLRDGSQAQDVSFSLQDKLRITEKLDDLGVHYVEGGFPGSNPKDAAYFTEVRKLKLKQARIAAFGSTHHPAKTPATDSNLRLLLNSKAPVVTLVGKTWDVHVTKVLRTTKPHNLKLITGSIRYMKPKVDEVVFDAEHFFDAYKHDSLYAMECIEAALAGGAGWVVLCDTNGGALPHEVFDITAQVKRRFGCRIGIHVHNDGALAVANTLMAVQAGARQVQGTINGLGERCGNADLTAIIPNLQIKMGYKCISGAQLKTMREVSLFVSEMANLKPHLHQPFVGQAAFAHKGGLHVDAVLKNPITYEHISPDKVGNQRHVIMSDLAGKASIQAKAAEYGIDLRSDDPVAKQVLTTIKEMESQGFAFEGADGSLEILIKKAKGHWKKFFDVLRARVIVSVPNDKEPQYSEAVVMVKTPDGAVHHAVAEGNGPVNAMDKAFRQALVKYYPELEEVKLLDFKVRILDETAGTSAKTRVLIESGDAAGNKWGTVGVSENVIEASWQALIDSIDYKLHKKSAKKK, from the coding sequence ATGTCAGGGCGGGTTTTTATTTATGACACGACGTTGCGCGATGGTTCGCAGGCGCAGGACGTGTCGTTTTCGCTGCAAGACAAGCTGCGCATCACCGAAAAGCTGGATGATCTGGGGGTCCACTACGTCGAAGGCGGTTTTCCCGGCAGCAATCCGAAAGACGCCGCCTATTTCACCGAAGTCCGTAAGCTCAAGCTGAAACAGGCGCGGATCGCGGCGTTCGGCAGCACGCACCATCCGGCCAAGACTCCCGCCACCGACTCCAATCTCCGTCTGCTGCTGAATAGCAAAGCCCCCGTGGTGACACTGGTGGGGAAAACCTGGGATGTCCATGTGACGAAGGTGCTGCGCACCACCAAGCCGCACAATCTGAAGCTGATCACCGGCTCCATCCGCTATATGAAGCCGAAGGTGGATGAAGTGGTGTTCGACGCCGAGCACTTCTTCGACGCGTACAAACATGATTCGCTCTATGCGATGGAGTGCATTGAAGCGGCGCTGGCCGGCGGGGCCGGCTGGGTGGTGCTTTGCGACACCAACGGCGGCGCGCTGCCGCACGAGGTTTTTGATATCACCGCGCAAGTGAAGCGGCGCTTCGGGTGCCGCATCGGCATCCATGTGCATAACGACGGCGCGTTGGCGGTGGCCAACACGCTGATGGCGGTGCAGGCCGGCGCGCGGCAGGTGCAGGGAACCATTAACGGCCTCGGCGAGCGTTGCGGCAACGCCGACCTTACGGCGATCATCCCCAATCTGCAGATCAAGATGGGGTACAAGTGCATTTCCGGCGCGCAACTTAAAACGATGCGCGAAGTATCGCTCTTCGTCTCGGAAATGGCCAATCTCAAGCCGCATTTGCATCAGCCGTTCGTTGGGCAGGCCGCCTTCGCCCACAAGGGGGGGCTGCATGTGGACGCGGTGCTCAAAAATCCGATTACCTATGAACACATCTCCCCGGACAAGGTGGGGAACCAGCGTCACGTTATCATGTCCGACCTCGCGGGCAAGGCAAGCATCCAGGCAAAGGCCGCGGAATACGGCATCGACCTGAGATCGGACGATCCGGTGGCGAAGCAGGTGCTGACCACCATCAAGGAGATGGAGAGCCAGGGGTTTGCCTTTGAGGGGGCTGATGGTTCCCTCGAAATCCTCATCAAAAAAGCCAAAGGGCACTGGAAAAAGTTTTTCGATGTGCTCCGCGCCCGCGTTATCGTTTCGGTGCCGAACGACAAGGAGCCGCAGTACAGCGAGGCGGTGGTGATGGTGAAAACGCCGGATGGCGCCGTGCATCACGCCGTGGCGGAAGGGAACGGCCCGGTGAACGCGATGGACAAGGCGTTCCGCCAGGCGCTGGTGAAATATTATCCCGAGCTTGAGGAAGTCAAGCTGCTTGATTTCAAGGTGCGCATCCTGGACGAGACCGCCGGCACCAGCGCCAAAACACGGGTGCTCATCGAATCGGGCGACGCGGCGGGGAACAAGTGGGGTACTGTCGGCGTTTCCGAGAACGTTATCGAGGCGAGTTGGCAGGCACTGATCGATTCCATCGATTATAAACTGCATAAAAAGTCCGCCAAAAAGAAGTGA
- a CDS encoding response regulator, with amino-acid sequence MTTKFPLFDEERNIYAVGGIATDITRQKLIEEELRRSKSSLSKAQDLALIGNWDWNLASGGMYWSSQAYRNFGFAPGAVSPTYRLMVDTTDPNDQNLLKKTFYGAIFEDVPLDVEIRIGSDGELKYLHLKGETVFDDQREPVHLIGTVQDVTRGKLLENELRTAKEIAEEATRLKDKFVALVSHDLRTPLTTVTGYLKLLYRDMETLSDGEKKEIVTHGLDGADKMLALIEEILNISRLQSGKMQLNGKFIDANYIAIKTVSTFLPIAEKKGINIVNGIPRHTRIYADDALITEVVNNLVSNAIKFCRNGGEITLFMQKDHPPTLAVKDTGMGIEPKRLDDLFRYEVKTSTVGTAGERGTGFGLPLANDIVKAHGGGLHVESVPGQGSIFYVELPFIVPRVLIVEDNPHQRQIIKHYLLPMKVEILEAESAEDAQEIITREGYPHLMLLDVMLPGMSGIEFLENIRKERDAKLLPIIIMTAETGVEIKENAFRAGANDFVNKPSEAADLIPRIKRYIA; translated from the coding sequence TTGACGACAAAATTTCCCCTCTTCGACGAAGAGCGGAATATATACGCCGTCGGCGGCATCGCAACCGACATCACCAGGCAAAAACTTATCGAGGAAGAGCTGCGGCGGAGCAAATCCAGCCTTTCAAAGGCGCAGGATCTCGCCCTGATTGGCAATTGGGATTGGAACCTTGCGAGCGGCGGGATGTACTGGTCCTCGCAGGCGTATCGTAATTTCGGTTTTGCACCGGGGGCGGTTTCCCCCACCTATCGGCTGATGGTGGATACGACAGATCCCAATGACCAGAACCTTTTGAAAAAGACTTTTTATGGAGCGATTTTTGAAGATGTCCCGCTTGATGTCGAAATCCGTATCGGCTCAGACGGGGAATTAAAATATCTCCATTTAAAAGGGGAAACCGTGTTTGATGACCAGCGGGAGCCGGTTCATTTGATTGGAACCGTCCAGGATGTTACGCGCGGAAAATTGTTGGAAAATGAATTAAGGACGGCGAAGGAGATTGCCGAGGAGGCGACGCGCCTGAAAGACAAATTCGTAGCCCTTGTTTCACACGACCTGCGGACTCCCCTTACAACGGTTACCGGTTATTTGAAGCTTTTGTACCGGGATATGGAAACACTTTCCGACGGGGAGAAAAAAGAGATCGTAACACATGGCCTTGATGGGGCCGATAAAATGCTCGCGCTCATTGAAGAGATACTGAATATCAGCCGCCTGCAAAGCGGCAAAATGCAATTAAACGGGAAGTTCATTGATGCCAACTACATCGCCATCAAAACGGTCTCCACCTTCCTGCCCATAGCGGAGAAAAAGGGGATAAACATCGTAAACGGTATTCCGCGGCATACGCGCATCTATGCCGATGACGCGCTCATAACGGAGGTAGTCAACAACCTTGTTTCCAACGCCATCAAATTTTGCCGAAACGGGGGAGAAATAACCCTCTTCATGCAAAAAGACCATCCACCCACCTTGGCGGTAAAAGATACCGGCATGGGGATAGAGCCAAAACGGCTGGATGACCTTTTCAGGTATGAGGTGAAGACATCCACTGTGGGAACCGCGGGAGAGCGCGGGACGGGATTCGGGCTTCCGCTAGCCAATGACATTGTGAAAGCCCATGGCGGCGGCCTGCATGTGGAGTCGGTTCCTGGGCAGGGAAGCATTTTTTATGTGGAACTCCCCTTTATTGTTCCCCGTGTGCTTATTGTGGAGGACAACCCGCATCAACGCCAAATTATCAAACATTATCTCTTGCCCATGAAAGTGGAGATATTGGAGGCGGAAAGCGCGGAGGATGCCCAAGAAATAATAACAAGGGAAGGGTATCCCCATTTGATGCTCCTTGACGTAATGTTGCCGGGGATGTCCGGCATTGAATTTCTTGAAAATATCCGGAAAGAGCGCGATGCGAAACTGCTTCCGATCATTATCATGACGGCCGAAACGGGGGTTGAGATCAAGGAGAATGCTTTCCGGGCGGGCGCCAATGATTTTGTCAACAAACCGTCTGAGGCGGCGGACCTCATCCCGCGAATAAAAAGATATATTGCTTAA